The Brachyhypopomus gauderio isolate BG-103 chromosome 1, BGAUD_0.2, whole genome shotgun sequence genome includes a window with the following:
- the LOC143527653 gene encoding uncharacterized protein LOC143527653, producing MLNNMDLNSQDSFYPQFENCNSSAIGMETNGAKENQSMFRDAERTAPAQFQHETTVTPKTEPTNADQYTACHGPKGSYDTSLAYSGSFYVEASQGAPCSTETLLNMITEIVGISTTPISEVQQNVSSAPYTSPPSADSGRGSFGDAGVQGRASACSIGSATPPLYSPGQQGSSYPDSQAPAQVQESVPPHMNFGSPAQTSVERTEPLSEAATFPVVVKNEFESSCYEWSAFNKSESYLDTGFRAETFPMSSDFPPEQQVDVKELLDSFSPMCPNPEMEFKVEGSIKQEQSFGETCNQSFSTPMFNYSAPVMDMSSNNILKPAIFPNIEFQPLSGQCDPTYATSTIDSILYSSLLPESFSQTYTRAQKPARAKKSAASSTGPAKEKPFTCPMENCDRRFSRSDELNRHIRIHTGHKPFQCRICLRSFSRSDHLTTHTRTHTGEKPFSCDVCGKRFARSDERKRHGRVHLKQKEKTELKPQVMNTWPFTLPEAI from the exons ATGCTTAACAACATGGATTTGAACTCTCAAGACTCCTTTTACCCCCAGTTTGAGAATTGTAACAGCTCTGCTATTGGGATGGAAACTAACGGTGCGAAAGAGAACCAGAGTATGTTCAGGGACGCAGAACGGACAGCACCTGCCCAGTTTCAGCACG AAACAACAGTTACTCCCAAAACCGAGCCCACGAATGCGGATCAGTACACTGCCTGTCACGGCCCTAAAGGCAGCTACGACACCTCGTTAGCCTACTCAGGCAGTTTCTATGTGGAGGCATCTCAGGGAGCTCCTTGCAGCACAGAAACACTGCTGAATATGATCACCGAGATCGTCGGCATCTCAACGACCCCAATTTCAGAAGTGCAACAGAACGTAAGCAGTGCGCCGTACACGAGCCCCCCGTCGGCGGACAGCGGTCGCGGCAGTTTCGGCGACGCAGGCGTGCAGGGACGGGCCTCCGCCTGCTCCATTGGCAGTGCCACCCCCCCGCTGTACTCCCCTGGGCAGCAGGGCAGCAGCTACCCGGACTCGCAGGCCCCAGCGCAGGTTCAAGAGTCCGTCCCGCCGCACATGAACTTTGGCTCTCCCGCGCAAACTTCCGTCGAGCGCACGGAGCCGCTGTCCGAGGCCGCGACGTTTCCCGTGGTCGTGAAGAACGAATTCGAGAGCAGTTGTTACGAGTGGAGCGCGTTCAACAAATCCGAGAGCTACTTAGATACGGGCTTCCGGGCAGAGACCTTTCCAATGTCGAGTGATTTTCCACCCGAGCAACAGGTGGATGTGAAAGAGCTTCTGGACTCGTTTTCTCCCATGTGTCCTAACCCAGAGATGGAGTTCAAAGTGGAAGGCTCCATTAAACAGGAGCAGAGCTTTGGGGAAACCTGCAACCAGAGTTTCAGCACACCAATGTTTAACTACTCTGCCCCAGTAATGGATATGTCCTCGAACAACATTTTGAAACCAGCTATATTCCCAAACATTGAGTTCCAGCCATTATCCGGCCAGTGCGACCCAACGTACGCAACCTCGACCATCGATTCGATACTGTATTCATCTTTATTGCCCGAATCTTTCAGTCAAACTTATACACGGGCCCAAAAGCCAGCTCGAGCTAAGAAGAGCGCCGCCTCTTCCACTGGACCTGCCAAAGAAAAACCTTTCACCTGTCCAATGGAAAACTGCGACAGGCGCTTCTCCAGGTCGGACGAGCTCAACAGGCACATCCGTATCCACACGGGACACAAGCCTTTTCAGTGTCGCATATGTTTGCGTAGTTTCAGCCGAAGTGATCACCTGACCACCCACACCCGGACTCACACGGGCGAGAAACCGTTTTCCTGCGACGTATGCGGCAAGCGTTTCGCCAGGAGCGACGAGAGGAAACGACACGGCCGCGTGCACCtcaaacagaaagagaaaacgGAGCTCAAACCCCAAGTAATGAACACATGGCCCTTCACTCTACCCGAGGCCATCTGA